CCCACCCTGTCCCCGCCATCTGCCTGTTGTAGAACATGTCACCTGATGTGTAGCGGTGTAATGATGGGAACGGCCTGACCTTGAGCGGGTCGGAGGAGGCATCGGGGCTCCAGCCTTTGTTCTCGCGCCGCCAGGCAGGGCTAATGGGGCTGAGCTGACCGCTCCGGGTTCTAATCCCGCGCGACAATTTTTTGGCTGCCACTGGAAGTTGGTGGAATTACAGGGGGGCGGGAAACGCAGATGCCGTCCTGCCGCTGGGACTCCCACACCTCCTACTGTGCTGGTCACCAATCCCCTCCGCCCTCCGGGCCGCTCCCACGGGCCAGTTTGAAGCGGTCACCTCTCAGGTTACCACCAGAAGGAACCAGGAGAATGAGACCCCCATCAccagcaccatcaccaccagGCCTCCACCTcccacttctcctcctcttacCAAGCGACCCAAAACAACACGAAAAGCCCTCAGAGccattttaacacatctctctctctccagtggcCCCTTCTCTCCACCCCCCATGTAAACACATCCCCACACCCACCTCTCATGTTTGCGCTGGGCCTGTTTTTATGACCATGTTAGTGAACCGTCGCTTTCCGCAGAGCGgccactgttaacacagctgaGGCGCATTAGGGACGGCTGCGTGGTTCCTGCGCCTTTACCTGTATGGCTGCAGGGCTTCGCTGGACATCCCCAGTGTTTATCCTTTCACTTGGGTGCAGAAcccctttccacacacacacacacacacacacacacacacacacacactgacatgtcaGACTGTGTGGCACCTCTCAGGAACCGTAATATATTTAATTGCCCATGGTGGTGTTTATCTGGAATTTTGTTCGACAGGATGGCAGCTGCTGGGTCGCCTTTGGCTACATCTACTTTGCATCAATCCCCGCTGATAATTTGTGAAGGGATTGGCTCGGACAACTAGACGGCATCCACAGCACTCATCCATCAGAGTATTGGAAGCCGATagcagggggggtgggggggatgggGAAGGGGGGGTGCACCAGGCTTGCCAAGCATCatgaaaaagaaacatttttatgGAGCAGCAGGAGTGATGTTGGGACCCGGCGCCAAGGGCGATCCAGATGTTTCCGCCACAGCAGGGCTTTGCCACGCCTTGGCGTACTCTACCTCGACGTCTTTATGAGCAATCGCTCTACTTGtcatcttctctcttctttttttctcccagtctgccatcctctcatctctccctttGCCAAAGGGGCAATATCAATAATTAAAGTCTCTGGATATTTAGCCACTGAATTTGATACACTCACATTACCCATAAATCCATGTTGTACTTTTCATCCAAATAATAAAATTTGGCCCAGTGACAACAGCTCCACATTACACAATTAATTTCCCTTTTGAGATGCAGACATGCATCTAATATGTATTACAAGCAGATGAATGAACCTTAAGCATTTGTTGCGTATTTGGTACCTACACTAGATAACACTAGTGGCCACCCGCTGAGACATGCTGATTTGTGTTTCAGGCTGCTGCACAAATGCTAAAAAAGTGCCACTGAAACACGTGGGCTCTCCTCTCACAGATTCCAGTGTGTGACTGATGCTCGGCTCTTAAACACGTTTGACACAGGTCTGTTTTGGCTGCGAGCGGGCAATTCGCATTCCAgcggagagaatgagagtgagcaGACCTTTCCTGTTGAACCTTGAACCGTTAAGGGATCTGTCTGTGGCACGTTTGTGCGTTATTTCCTCTGAGATGTATCAGCGCACCCCTCCTTTCCCCCACTCCACCAAAAAATGCTGTTCTTGGGACTGTAACTGGAGAGGCTCGTCGTCACGCTCCATATCACCCCACCGACCCCCAGCCCAATTATATGGCCCGACCCGGGTTTGATGACATAACCCCGCCGGGCTGAGGTGCCGTCTCTCGGTGGGGTACCTCACGTCTGTCACGCCGCGTCAAGCCCACATACTAACCAGCCTCTTCCCAGGCTTCTCCCCAggggggaaaagagaagagagaagaggagagagagatggagaggaggagtatGGCTCCCTCCACTCCTTTAACCACTTCAGCCTCTTCAGAAGCGCTCAGCCTCTTTATGAGCTGTCTGGGAGGACAGAGGCTGAGGTCTTCAAACATGGCGTGAGTGAAGCTCTGGTGCCACTAACAGCCTGACTACTGGGATTTtttttagtgtgatttattctTGGGATCCATCTAGGGCCATTTATTTTAGAATATTTTCTGTTATTTCTATTATTTGTCATAGAGCGTGAACATTTGGATTATTAGATTGTAGGGTTTCATTAGGTATTACGACATTCAACATTCCAAACTATTATAGAAGATGGTTTAAATTGAATGCATGAATATGAAAATATGACCCCAGCCTCACATTTGATTCAATTTCCCTCTGATCAACCACACTGTAAATGCAATCAAAATTAAAATGAATTTCAATTAGGTTCTCCAATAAACATATTGGACAACTAACAAGAGGGGGTGATTAACAGCTTTCTGCATATGTAAATCTCTTGTTTTTATCACCGAGGATTCGGGGCAATCTGTTTCACAGTTCGCTTTGAGCACATGAGGAGAGACGTAGTCTCGTCATTAACTCTGTAATAATTGTCTCTGCTAGACGCCTTTAGGGATGGTTCCCCAACCGTGTCGGTAATATTTTTAGAATCtggggggggttggtggtggtctgTATTCCAGTAAATTGCATGGTGGGAAATATGCTAATATTCCAGTGCCTAAGACGTGATCTCTGTGCTCAGCAGTAATGCCATATTATTATGAAATATGCAGTGTGAGCAGCGCAGGCAGCTACCACTGGTGGGTTGGCGATTGACGGCCTAGGTCCCGCTATGGAACGGCCAGTTGGTCTCAAGTTATTTGACTTTACCTTTCAAATGCTGAGGAGAGGAAATTCTTTCAACCCCCTTTTCCATGGTGGGTTGGGGGTGACGGAGAGGTTGGGAACAGGGCTTCCAGCTTAATTTAATTTTTGTGATGACCAGAGGGTGGGATAGGCTGACCTCTCATATCACAAAACTGAAAGCTGCCATATACTGTAGCTGCAGAGCACTTTCTGAGGTTAGAGTCTTGAAGCTACTGGGGGGATTACTTGTTTCTGATTCTCATGGCCACATTTCAAGGCCAGCCCATGACTACAGAaaggacaaaacacacactgaattctTAAAATAAGATTTTTTAATATTACTTATTATCATAAAGATATATTTACACACTTTacagaaatagaaaataaaaacacaaagctacgcatgaaaatgaaaataaaataagtacTCCAAGAGCTAAAGCTTATCTTTTATAAATTAGAAACCAAAAGttcaaatatgtacacagtatttcaatttctgatacacttgtttttaaatgtcattaatttatgtcatttatttttgcccagttcaacatcaaaaacagacagactgtactgtacatttggCCTGGCGAGtaacatgagcacacacacacacacctttaactGGATAGAAGAGGACTTATACACTGTCTGTACGGTACTGTGCTTGTCACCTACTAATACTGATGAGGACGGCTGCGttgcctgtgtgagtgtttttgggGCTCTCCTAAGACTGGGAGCCCAAGAACAGAACAGGAACAGAGTAGAGTGTCAATGGTCTATGATGCCAGCGTGTGGAgttttttatctttattttttattctttttttttaattaacacCAGGGCCAAGGTGACACCAAAAGCACTATGGATATGTATGATCTAAAAGACTCCCAGGTTTTAGCCTGTGCCATGACATtactgacattttttttctttcagtttgTGTAGCCCAGCTGATGCTAGACACTGGCCATAGTAAGATGTGTGAGAGGAGAGCCTTGTCGTCTGAAGTAtgaagtctgttttttttttcttttctagtTTTGTGGGGTAATGAGCCGTCGCTGAGCACAATGCTGCTTTTTTGCGGGAGAGCTAATCGAGTTTGCCTGTTGGTGGATCGGTCTGCTGCGGGATTGGATTTCAGTCACCGAATCCCTCAGCTACCACCTCAGACAAAGCTAGGTGAAGAGCTCATCAGCAGCAGAGCAGTCCCGCGCCAGACACCATTTTCTTGATAACGATAACAGTTGGTGAAGGTGGCCCCTTGGACACAGTGCATATGTGGTTACTTCCTTAGCTTCCTACTCACTTGCCTCTACTGTCTTCTCAACATCTCCTGTCTTTGCACCTCCTACATCTCGACCCATCGCATTTCCCAAGCCAAATGCacgtcttttgtgtgtgtgagagaggacaaAAAGCTGACATGTATGCATGAGACATGCCGAGTACACAGCGCACACAAGTGCACACGGGCCTCTTAGGCCTTGGAAAAGAAAGGAACGCAGCGCTCGAGAACAAACACCATCATAAGAGGAAATGGGTTTACTCTCTCCTAGTGAAATGGACTGATTTTCCACTTCAGTGTTAGTCTGGGTGGACGCCTTTTTCCTGTTTGATCTAACTAAGCCCCATTTAACCTGATACACTCTTACTTAAGGGGAATCGTCAGGGGcactgcacagagagagaggtctgaGACAGCTTTGACCTATCTATGacatcaattttttttttctgtgtagcAGACTAATTTCTATACTGTTACaaccacaaaaaaataaaaataaaataaataatattttttgtaaaaaaaaaaatcaatacagCTTTCCCACACTGTATCTCCATGTTCAAAGTAAGCTTTGGACAACCAGCTAGACGAGAATCAGTCAAAAAGGAATAATTGTCACAATACACTGGAAAAACATTACATGCCAAGGAGACTTGTTTTTCGGGATTTATTTTTCCAGCAGCATAATGGAATTGCAAAAAAGTGCAGCCTTGCATGCCCGTACAGAGAGGACCAAAGCCAGGTGACTGACGGGAGAGGGGAGCCGAGACAGAGGGAGGCTTTGGATTCCTATCTCTTTTGATAGATGTCACTGATCATTCGCCTGTGGATTCTTTTTCTGGAATCTGATAGAAAGCCAGCATCACCAGAGTGTAGCTATGGTGATGGGtaatagggggagagagaaagagggggaattGGGGTGGGGGGCTTGTAGAGTCGTGGCTCTGGTAAAACGGGGGGCTTGGAGACAGCGGTTTATTTGACTTTTTCTCCCTGGAAGGGCTGCGCAGCTGGTGCAGTTGATGAAAGATACATTCATGAGACGATGGTGTGGAATATAGGCATCACTCCGCACCGGGATGGTGACTCTCCAGACAGGAAAGAGGAAATGGTGattctttttttgttctctctatttttttttccgtttcttatttttgtgttttcacaCCCCTTGTTTTGACTGAAATAATAAAACAGGAAAACTCCTCCAGAGGGAACAGACAGAGTTAttctgaggggtgggggctctGCTGTGACTGTCGTGATTGGGAATCACAGTGCCCTCAGATGTGAATACATTTTTAATCGGGGTGAGTGCGGCTCGGTTGCCTTACCTTGCCCTAACCTTTGGGGCGCTCTCTTGAGAAGAAGAGCAGTTCGCCAGAGAACTGTCACCTCCAGTTCTACAgaaggtggaaaaaaaaaatgccagcAAATCTGTATTTGATGATATAGCGACTAAAGCAAAGGAGAACGAGAAAAGCTGAGCTCTGCCCACTCTGTGGTCAGATGGAGCACGTGACTCATAGACAGGGTATCGGCAAGTAACAGTCTCAGTAAAGCCTCGTGACAGCTCTTGGCATCAGACTGTAGCAAGCATCGGACGCTTGAAAGGACAGAGTGGTTGGGAAGGAGAAGAGCACACTGCACTGACCCTGCTACCAGTTCCCAGTTGCGGACAGGGGCTCGCGCTCTCGGCCatctgtggtggtgggggggtctgctgtgtgtgtgtgtgtgtgtgtgggggagggttgTTTTTAATGGTGTTGCGTAAAAGTTGAGGGTGGGGGGGATGTGGTCGCGAGCTGAGCCAGTCTGCCATTCTGGCCTCAGACACTCCTGACTTTGACAGGGGCTCGTCTGAGATAGATTATCCCGAGGGTCTTAATGAGCGGGCCGATCAAAGCCGTGGCCACCTGCACTAAAAGGAGGCTCAAGCTGCAAGGCCACAGCTCCctgtgaggtggtggtggtgggagggggggggcacatGAACACTTTCAAAGTGGGACTGAAACCTGGATACATGACGATAGTGTTGTGGGTAAATATATAGGCAGGGAGATATAGTTTTATATaatgcatacatacatttagatacatttttttcatgtgtgtgtttgtgtttaagtgtatgtgtatttgtgtgtgtgagaaagagattcTTAAATAAATGCACAGAGCATAGACGATTCTAGTATAGGCTTGTATCACAGCACCCTGAggaaattaaagaaaaaaaagaaaacaaaaagaaacagaacAAATTCCAGTATGATGTAAAGGCAGAGTGATTACGTCGATAAAAGTCTTgatggatggggtgggggttaaacCGAGCTGTGGGCATAGAGCACTGGTGGTAGGCTTTACGTGGTGTAACTGGGATAAAGCAAGATGGCTGCTTTAAAAGCATACTGTGGTTTTGGTTTTTGGTCTAATTCCTTTCAGAAGGCTTCCTGCCTTTTTTTTGGAACATTTTATCTAGTTGttggataaacaaacaaataaacaacaacaaaaacaaaacgacGCTAATAAAATGCTTGTTTTGGATGAGAACGGTTTATGAGTGAGTCAGTGTTTTGAGACTTGAAATAAGAGGTAATGTGTTCGCGTCTGTCTCTCCTGGCAGCATTGTGGAGTAGATCATTATTTGGCACTTCTTCTGAAGGTGGAGTGGGTCACCCTCAGGGTCTGGAGCGGACCACCCCGGCCAGTTAACAGTCGAGTAAGAGTCGGCCACGGAAACGCAGCACGTGGGTTTAGGAGGCGAGGGCTCAGGACACTGTCCCCCAGCCGCCATCCCGTACGAGGACATGGCGGTCAGACACCCTGTAGTTCACCACTCGGACGTCCCAGAGGGTTTTAACAGTGAGCACATAAGCATGTAATCAGTTTAGGATTCCTTGATGTGTGGTTAAGTGTGAGATGTTGTGGAGCAGAATGTTCGAGTGTGGCCTGTAGTATATGCACTATATTTTGGGTAGAATGGAAACTCTTTAACCCTCAGTttacactgtttgcttgatATTTGATTATAGAAGTAAAAtgagataaaataaaataaaataaaaacaagagtACTTAACAGTGGTAACTAATTCAACCAGCAATGGtagttaaataaaataaaaaaacaaaacaacttaTATAGTGATAAATATATTGCAACAGACAGGtgggaaaaaataaaagatctgTACATGCTATTGACCTGGCTTCTATGGGATCTCggaaatcatttaaaaaacagGATTACATCAACATTGGATAATGCCATTACATTTGGTTCTCTGTCCTGGTTCTCTCTCATTAAACAACCCCTCCCCTGCTCTTAAGCCAGATGCAACCTCACAGCAGTGGAATAAAGGAATGTGGTCACCTTAAATCGGTCAGAGAGAATGAGACTAACCACACCTTAAGGATGAAACTGACGGCTTTCGTTTCTAAGACTGTCTTGGACCTGGCTCCCCTGGTGGGTCGAAAggcgggagggggggggtggggggtgtacaCACACGTCATGCAAACTGTGTGCTGCACAGCGGGGGAGACATCAATGGAGGAGGGCTGTAGaaagcaaatgagagaaaaacaagggaaggtggggcagagagagagagggagagagagaacgatggaaagagaggaagaggacagaTAGAGTAATCTGGTAGCTCGGgctcagcacccccccccccacacccccttgATCCTGGCCCCCCAGGTCTTGGCTGAGCTTGAGGGTGAGTGGCTCGTCCTGGTTTTTATGTGGACAGAAGAAGAGTTGCTTGAAGAACCAGCAGGTGCTATGGACATCACTCTTCAGATTGGGGCTAGCGTAAGCCCCTCGTAGCAAGGCCCCCCAAGGCAAAGGAAGAGCATTAAATCAGAACCTGGGGGAGGGCGCTCGAAGCAGTGCCTGTAAAGAacccaaagagagagacacaccatAAGGAGACAGCAGTTGTTCCCTCGCACTCTAAGTAACACAGCACAGTGCATGCCTCTAAGTAAACTCAGACGCTACTCCTGAGACCATGATGGAAGACTTGACCtaaaaaaagggggggaaatCACTCAGACAGCCATTAAACTTGTGCGTTCAATGCACAGCACAATAAATCCCTGCCTGACGTAGATCTAGGGAACAATTATCCCCTTGTGGAGCAGGAGACTGCCTGTTCTGTTGAGAAAACAAGCTCGGAGCATTAGACACGTTCCTCACAACCTTAATGCTTTTCTGTTGTTCCTGTCTTTTCCTAGTCAATTATTCCGGGAGATTGTGTACAGACGGGAGGTTTTTAGGAGGCTTTGTTACATGACAACGGAACGCTGTGGTTGATAAGCACCATCTCTTGTCTCCCGATGCACCTGGCCATATTTCTGTGCTTGTGTAATGTTAGGCCACTGATGGATATCTGCTCGCTTGCTGCTTGTGTTGTTTGCCTTTGTTCGTTGTCTGCAggtattgtttatttttactgttgtgtgtttgtctgaatgTAGATTTGCCCTTCTGTTCACCTCGGCGAGTTTACACAAAGCTTATTCAAGCCCTGTAGAAGCTCAACTACCTGtgacatgctaaaaaaaaaagatttattgACCATCCAGCAGTGTGTCTGTTAACGTTTCCTTTTTGCTGATATACTGTATAGATAAAGGTGTCCCCATTATCTCTCTTCAAGAAGATATAAAAATAGAGTAAGTGCACTGCGGGGCTAAGTCATGGCTAGGTGTCCATCTGTTGAGGTAGAACTTGTCCTACAATCTCGTGGTGTCTCAGAGCTGGAGGGCATTTCTGGACAGTGTTCTTTTTCTCAAACGCTCTCTAATGCACTTTGGCAGGTGAGTGTTGGGAGGGAATGTGTTTCAATTTGATTGTAATTCTTCTCAGCTCTTGTGACGTCTGCTGAATGTCTACCCTCAGGAGTCCTGTCTTTTATGCTGCGCAACGCAATGGAGTAATTGACAATGACATCGTATCTAAGCATGTGTaagggagtgtgagtgtgtgtgtgtgtgtgcttgtgtgtgtgtgtgtgtgtgtgtgtgtgcttgtgtgtgtgtgtgtgtgcttgtgtatagaGGGTGGAGGTAACCAAATGGGACTTGTTTGAATTAAGTTCAAGGGTAATGTCTTCCATTCACATGCATTACTAATTAGGGGCAGAGTGTCTGTCGTATGACTTATCCATAGTTCAGCACAAAAGTAATCAAGTCTCTTTCTTTTATTAGTTCCATCTAAACCCAACCCTGGGCTGATCCTGCTTGGGTGGGACCATGCTTCTCTCCAACTGGGTCCAAAGGCTTGTTTCTCATCTGAGGCGAAGAAAGCCATAAGAAGGCAATGGGGGCATGGAAGTgccggtgagagagagagagagagagataaaagaacTGCAAATGAGGGCCTTTTATGTTGACACGCTCTTGGTGTGGCCCAGTACTCTGGTGGATGTCAGGCCGCGTAAAGAGTTAATTCTGCCCGTCAGCCGGCTCTCTCCGCTGGGGCTTCGCTGATGAAGTGTGAGGCTGAAGCACCAGCATGCTGGAGGGTTTACTCATAGTACACTAGCCAGAcccgtttttgttttttcactgcCGTCCAGACACGTTTGTTTTGAGTTTGATAGGCTTGTCCGGTGGGGAATATCAGGGGGTAAACTCTGCTCTGGCCCAGTAGGAAATCAACATGAGTGTGGATTTAGATTTTTAGCTCCCGAGACGCACTCTATTACCACTGACATTTCCTATTTCCCTTTTCAAGAAACGTTTAGAAAAGACATCTCACCACTTCATTATAAAGGAAACCGAAACTGCCCACAAATGGTACGAGTTAAATTAGCATTGCGTTTAAAATGCAATGCATCTAATGTAGGGCTACGCTTCGTGCCTCGTTTCTGGAATATCACTAAGTACTCACGGTAATCCAGTGCAAACTCTTGACTTGATTAACATACCGGTCAGGTCAAGTGCACTGGTGTGCCTCTGCTTAGTGTGTACAGGCGACACGGGTGAAAAGTTCTGAATGCGGTGAACTCTGACCCCAGACGAAGGCTCGAGGGGCCTTGAGGACGGGCACTGGATGAAAGGCCGCGTTCTCGGCCCCTCGTCTCGCTTGAAGGGCTCTCCACCGGCCGAGATGGGCGCGCATTGTGAGTCACTGAGCCGTTTCCATTTAATAGAGCTACACAACTTCCTGCGGCTCGTCTCTTTTGTGCCTGCCGGTCCTTGTGAGGGCCTGAACACAAGCATTGACTGCCCGATGCATCCAGAgaatccctccctccctccactctctctctctctctctctctttgagtgGACTGGTTGGCCATTGAGGGTTTTGAAGTTCTGTGGTGTGACCCCTGGCTCTTTGTGTCCACCTCCACGGTGACGTCGTCCTGTTTTTCTCCGTGCCAGCTGACAGGCGTGAGAATCAAGGACTTATTCCCAGCGGACATAAAGTGGTcgcacaataacaacaactccaactccaaacacacacacacacacaaaagaaatttCAAAAGATAAAAATCCAAAGCATAATTCACCATAGATTGTAAAAATCCTCTGGGAGATGAAAGGGTGCGAATATCTCACTTTTTTATGGCAGTCAGCCTCCAGACTTTTAAAAGCCATTAAATGGCGTCATTAAAAGGGAGTGTTGTCCTCGGGGCCAGGGCTGTCTCTGTTACAGGGTTAATTTACTGCGGAACTCTGTGGGCTAGCTTGGCATGATTGGCACCTCCTGGGGGGGCATTGTGTCCCCCCAGGGCCTGTCTTGTCACGCCTTGGGGTTTGTGAGAAAGTTGTGAATGGGTCCCAGCCTTCGGTCAATAGTCCATGGAGCTCGACTTGGGCCAGAGCTCTAGCCTGGGTGGGTGGCTAACTCTCCACTGGGCTATCTGGTACCAGAGGCCTACAGCCCCGACGTGCTATGAGGTGAACTCAAGCCTGTGCATGTAATGGATATCTGTTTGGAAGCTAGACATGCTTCTGGTTTTGAAAGGCGTTTGTGTATATTTGTTCCACTGAAATAGCAGCTTCTTTTGAGAGATCGCACAGGCTCTCACCGGCGATTTCATGGAGACTTTGCAGACCCAAGGTGAAAATGTAATATTCTCGCCGGCTACAAAGATGAAAGGGACTTCACACAAAGCCCTGTTTTCCCACACGACAAGTCAAATATGCTTTTGATGCGGAAAATAAACCAAAAGGCACACAGACGTGAAAGCTGACTCCAGTGAGTATTAGCTTTAGTAAATGgttttaattgtttttaatcGGAATAAGAGAAACATTTAcacgagagcgagagagaggctgagGCAGACAGGTAATGTTTCTGTGTACTTTGGAACCTCAATCTGTAATGGCTATAGATCACGTTTCAGAGAGCTGTCGGAGGTGAATGGAGACTCTGGGGCTCTACGAGGCAAAGTCCTGTAATCTCATAAAGACAAGTTGTTTTTCTGTGCTAACAATAATCTCCGAGAGTGGCGGTACAGTGAGGAGGGTGGGAAAGAGGTAAGACAAAGGGAAGTGATGATCCTTTACACTGTCGTCATATTACACTGTGAGGCCTTTGGTCACATGTCACATAGTACAACTTCTAATCTTTCTCCTCCCGCTACCTTAGACAGATTAGCATTTCAGATTAGCATTTCTAACACAGCTATCTCTTGCGCTCACCTTGCTCTAGAACGGCATTGGCCCCTTGTGGGAGAGGCGGGGTCGAGGACGTCTCCTCCTAATGCCATTAGGTCTTTGGCTCCTCCCACCTCTGCCGGGGTTCTGCGGGACAGGGTTCCGTGCCGTGTCCACTTCCTCCAGACCCTTACTGTGCTCTGTGGAGGCCATTGGACCTGGGagcagagaagcacacacaaacataaacagagGGGCTTTTAAAACGGTATACTCTACATAAACAGAGCATAGAACCATCACAGAATGATATTTAAACTAAATGTATATGTTTAGATTGTGGTTTATACATGCATGTTTATACCACTATTTGGTAAAAAACACATGGAAGTAATACAAGTAATATAAGCTTGGCTTGTAGTTGCATAAACTTTTCTATACGCATACTGTATGTTCGTATATAAGCTGTACTTTGAATAGTAGATAAATATACTTGACAATCAAACCAAGCTGTGCCACAACTGTCTTTCAATTTAGAATCTTAGATAAGGAACATCCATTTCCTTCCTTCTACTCTACAAAACCAGACACATGAAGGACAAAACCTTGGAAcaacaagaaaagaaagagcgagagagagagcaagcgagcTTCAATTTCATCCCAGACCTTCTGAACTGTAATTCCATTTCACTCCTGGTGTGATGTTCACCGCGGGAATCAGAACATTGACACCACTCTTAATTCCATTCTCTACCTTATCTCCGCCTCTGTCTGCTGCAGGCCAGAGGCAAACAGGAGTCAGAGAACACAGATACTGTTTTGTGCAGCccgtatagtgtgtgtgtgtttgtgtgtgtgtgtgtggccttctCTGGCTGCCTCAGCAGGTTAGTATGGGGCTAGAGGGGGCTGTGGGGGGGGCACATATGTGCTTAGCACAGTGGGGTGGTTGGAGCAGCATGGCTCACGTCTACAGCCACCCTGCCTGAAACCCacagctgtcacacacacatacacacacacacacaactttgaaCTTCCCATTGCATCACTCTgtttgatttagcaaaacaaagCACAGCGTGTCTAAAGTATATATTTGTATGAcggtatgtatgtgcgtgtctgagtgagtttgtgtgtgtgtgtgtgtgattgtgtgtgtgaatgtgtgtaagtCAACCAGTTAGTCGCAGTGTGCCCAGATGTTTTCAGTCATCTCTCAATAAGTTTGGGAAGCCTCTTTAAGACATGTGCCGTCTTTGAGTTTGATCTGTATCAGCATCCCCGTGACCTTTCACCCTCCTGGCCAAGTGAAAGCAAGCCTCCTGTGAGATCAGACTGTTTAAGAAGCGCCGTTCGTGCCCTCTCTGTTATTGGGGCGTTCAATGTGGTATTTCATTTGGGATTCTTCAGACTTCTTTCCCCTTCTggacctctctctcctctagaCCTTTCACATGCAGGCGGAGGCTGCGTGCTACAGAGATTAAACTGTTACACAGTGGAACATTTCAGACTGTTGCCATTCTGCTTTGCAGTCTGAATGAACCAAACCAGATGAAAAGCCCATAAAACTCGCCTCAGTCATTTTGCGATCATCAATCTTCTTCTCTGGGGCtctgaagcaggcagctcatgACTCTTTAatcgcacgcatgca
The Alosa alosa isolate M-15738 ecotype Scorff River chromosome 21, AALO_Geno_1.1, whole genome shotgun sequence genome window above contains:
- the apln gene encoding apelin, giving the protein MNVKILTLVIVLVVSLLCSASAGPMASTEHSKGLEEVDTARNPVPQNPGRGGRSQRPNGIRRRRPRPRLSHKGPMPF